Part of the Kushneria marisflavi genome, TCGAGGAGCGCTTTGACGTTCACGCCGCCGGCGCCATCGCTCTGGGAGATGCCTCAAGCCCCGGGCCGGCGCGAATACGCGAACTGCAGGAGAAGGTGCAGGCGCTGAAGGTATCGTGCGTGTTCTCGGAGCCGCAGTTCAATCCACGCATGATCGAGAGCATCTTCGGTGATATGCCCGTCAACACCTCGATCGTGATGGACCCGCTGGGCGCCGGCATGGACCCCGGCCCCGGCCTTTATGACGCGCTGATCACGCATCTGGCCACCAGCGTTGATGAGTGCGCCCGATCCTCGAACGCGTTATCGGCGGGCTAGGGTCACCATCCGTGGCCGGCCGATCAAAAAGCCGGCCACGGCCTGAACGCCGAGCAGCACCATCAAAAGCCCCATTGAGGCTGCCCAGCCGCCGGTCATGGCCTTGAGTGCTCCGAACAGGAGCGGCCCGCTGGCGGCAAGCAGATAGCCCACGCTCTGCGACATGCCGGAGAGCATCGCGGCGTGCTGCGACTCGCGGGTTCTCAGCACGATCATCGTCAGCGCGAAGCTGAAACAGCCCCCCTGCCCGGCGCCCAGCAGCACCGCCCACAGTGCCGGCAGCCTTGTCGGAGCCAGCAAAAGGCCCGCCAGGCCAATGGCGATCAATCCACACATGCCCAGCACCAGCAGACTGTGACGGTGCATGCGCGCCGCGACCCGGGCAATCACGTAACTGGCTGGAATGCTCACCAGGTTAAGCAGCGACACCATGTTGCCGGCCATGGTGCTGGACACCCCCGAGCTGATGGCCACCGAGGGCATCCAGGTCTGCAGGGTGTAAAAACTCAGCGACTGCATGCCCATGAAGATCGTCAGCGTCCAGGCCACCGGACTCCTGAACAGCGCCGTCATGCGCACCGGCCCGCCCGTCTGCGGCGCAACGGCCCGTCGAAACGCCAGCCACAGCCAGCAGATGGCGGCCACCACGGCAAGCCCGGCCCACAGCCGTACCGGCGTCGACCAGTGGCCGCTGGCCTGCAACAGCGGCACCGCGGTCCCTGCCGCCAGCGTCGCACCAATACCCATCACCACCGTATAAAGCCCCATGGTCTGCCCCAGCCGGTCGGCCCGGTCACGCTTGACCAGACTCGGCATGAAGACGTTGCCAAAGGCGATACCCAGGCCTGCAAACAGGGTACCGAGCAGCATCACGGGAAAGGCCTCAATACCGCGCAGCAGGCTACCGATGGCCACCGCGACCAGCGCCAGCGCAATGGCCCGATCCAGCCCCAGCCGGGCCGAAAGCGTCGGTGCCAGCGGCGAGAGCAGCCCAAAGCAGAGGATCATGCCGGTGGTGAGCAGACTCGCCGCCCCGGCGCCGATGTCGAGAGACGCCATGATCGGCTCCAGCACCGGGCCGATGACCACGATGGGCGCACGCAGATTGAGGGCGGCCAGTGCAAAGGCCAGCAGCCATAAAAGGGAGGCGGACGGACGTGGCAGATCAGACATGAGCGCTTGATAACCGGCGGGAGAAAAAGAGGAAAACCGCAGTCTAGCACTTCGCCATGAGCGAAGAGCGTCACACCGCCTTACCCACCGTGACAAATTTCCGGACATCCGACCGGGCACCCGGGAAAGGCATTGCTACGCTGAAAAGACATACGCTCTGTTGCTCTGTGGCCTGGTTGCTCCGTGGAGAATGTCACAGGGCGTCCCCTGTTCACCCATTGATGCGATTTCATCAAAGGACCCCCTCATGACCCAGACGACCCGGGTACCCACCGATACCGCCGACGCCGCCCACACCCGCGAGTGGCTGCGCCGCTTTCAGCGCGTGCGCCGCGCCAGTGAAGCCCTGTGCGCCCCGCTCGAGACCGAGGATTACATGGTTCAGAGCATGGCGGATGTCAGTCCGCCCAAGTGGCATCTCGCCCATGTCAGCTGGTTTTTTGAAGCCTTCATCCTCACGCCTTATCTCAAGGGCTATGAAACGCCCGATCCGGCGTATGACTTTCTGTTCAACTCCTATTACGAAACCCACGGCAAGCCGTTTCCGAGACATCTGCGTGGCACCATTTCGCGGCCGACGGTCAAGCAGGTCTACCACTTTCGCGCCCACATCGACCGCGAAATGGAGCGGCTTCTGAGCGCACCGCCGCTTGAGCACCTCGACGAGATCATCGACCGCCTCGAGATCGGCCTGCACCACGAGCAGCAGCATCAGGAACTGCTGGTGATGGATATCAAGCACATCCTCTCCTGTAACCCGCTGCATCCGGTCTATCGCGACGATATCCGCAGCAGGCTGCTGGCCAATGCCGAACAGGCCCCCACCGCCCCTGCCCCTGTAAACAATGAACCACGCTGGCACCGCTATGCCGCCGGGGTGCGACAGATTGGGGCCGACTACCCGACGCAGTCCGCACGCGAGCACGACGGCGAGGGGTTTGTCTTTGACAGTGAAACGCCACGCCACCGCCAGTATGTGGCCGAGTTCGAACTGGCCGACCGCCCGGTCACCAATGCCGACTTCCTCAAATTCATCGAGGATGGCGGCTATACGCGCACCGAGCTGTGGCTGTCGGATGGCTGGCACCTGATCCACCAGACCGGCTGGCAGGCGCCCGAATACTGGCTAAGGGTCGAAGGCCGCTGGCACACCATGAGCCTGGGCGGGCTGGTGCCGCTCGATCCGAGCGCGCCGGTGTGTCATGTCAGCTTCTATGAAGCCGACGCCTACGCCCGCTGGGCCGGCGCTCGACTGCCTACCGAGGCCGAGTGGGAAACCGCTGCGGAAGATCAGCGCCCGACGGGGCACTTTGTCGAGGATGAGGTGCTGCAACCGCAGGCGAGCGCTGCCACACAGGGTCAGGGGCCGCAGCAGATGTTTGGCGATGTCTGGGAGTGGACCGGCAGCGCCTTTCTGCCCTACCCGGGCTTTACGCCGCTGGAAGGCAGCCTGGGCGAGTACAACGGCAAGTTCATGTCCGGCCAGATGGTGCTGCGTGGCGGCTGTTGTGCCACGCCCGGTGATCATATTCGGCCCAGCTATCGCAACTTCTTTCCGCCCCAGGCGCGCTGGGCCGTTTCCGGCATCCGGCTGGCGCGCGATGTCTGAACCTGTACGGGCTGCGCCCATTGGGCACGGCCCGGTCCGTAATCCCTGAGTTCCAGCGCTTTTGAAAAAGGATCGGTCGTCATGTCACAGGCACTCTCCTCTGCGTTTTCTTCTCCGAGCAACCGCCACCGGGTGTGGTTTCACGATCAAATGACAGAGCCTGACAGCGATCAGAGCCTGCTGGAGGCGATCACCCTCGGGCTGACCGACTCACCGCGCTGGATCTCGCCCAAGCACTTTTATGATCACCGCGGTTCCGAACTGTTTGATCGAATCTGCCAGCAGCCGGAGTACTACCCCACCCGCACAGAAGAGATGATTCTTGAACGCTCGGTGTCGGCCATCACGGACTGTGTGGGTCAGAACATTGATCTGATCGAGCTGGGCAGCGGCGCCTCCCACAAGATTCGACTGCTGCTCGATGCCCTGCGCCCGCGTCATTATCTGGGTGTGGATATCTCACGTGACTTTCTGCTGGAGAGCACCCACC contains:
- a CDS encoding CynX/NimT family MFS transporter, which gives rise to MSDLPRPSASLLWLLAFALAALNLRAPIVVIGPVLEPIMASLDIGAGAASLLTTGMILCFGLLSPLAPTLSARLGLDRAIALALVAVAIGSLLRGIEAFPVMLLGTLFAGLGIAFGNVFMPSLVKRDRADRLGQTMGLYTVVMGIGATLAAGTAVPLLQASGHWSTPVRLWAGLAVVAAICWLWLAFRRAVAPQTGGPVRMTALFRSPVAWTLTIFMGMQSLSFYTLQTWMPSVAISSGVSSTMAGNMVSLLNLVSIPASYVIARVAARMHRHSLLVLGMCGLIAIGLAGLLLAPTRLPALWAVLLGAGQGGCFSFALTMIVLRTRESQHAAMLSGMSQSVGYLLAASGPLLFGALKAMTGGWAASMGLLMVLLGVQAVAGFLIGRPRMVTLARR
- the egtB gene encoding ergothioneine biosynthesis protein EgtB, whose protein sequence is MTQTTRVPTDTADAAHTREWLRRFQRVRRASEALCAPLETEDYMVQSMADVSPPKWHLAHVSWFFEAFILTPYLKGYETPDPAYDFLFNSYYETHGKPFPRHLRGTISRPTVKQVYHFRAHIDREMERLLSAPPLEHLDEIIDRLEIGLHHEQQHQELLVMDIKHILSCNPLHPVYRDDIRSRLLANAEQAPTAPAPVNNEPRWHRYAAGVRQIGADYPTQSAREHDGEGFVFDSETPRHRQYVAEFELADRPVTNADFLKFIEDGGYTRTELWLSDGWHLIHQTGWQAPEYWLRVEGRWHTMSLGGLVPLDPSAPVCHVSFYEADAYARWAGARLPTEAEWETAAEDQRPTGHFVEDEVLQPQASAATQGQGPQQMFGDVWEWTGSAFLPYPGFTPLEGSLGEYNGKFMSGQMVLRGGCCATPGDHIRPSYRNFFPPQARWAVSGIRLARDV